In Caldalkalibacillus thermarum, a single window of DNA contains:
- a CDS encoding type II secretion system F family protein, translated as MITKSNEHLSLKEQERLLTRLSQLLSQGYSFMQALDVMFVSCQGKERDMMKRLEYLISTGTPLMEAFQKASFSTDVVLIIAQAETHGNLAEALRKASEWKRRQIRFKAELRKALTYPFILFVVILLISYLLFQVVIPQFSYLFEVYDIEVPVSTTVILYLVSILEQYYIPMVLTLFLMLAAVLFGWKKGVLQDRVAQVVARCRWINRWTRTFFTIMFCTQLGYLLQANVPLFHALQQVLHTAGSVHFKKTLERIEQELMQGKCLSEALKQDDVFVPELSAVVYHAEKNGQLAQHLVTYGQYLESEVLDRSLERLKWIEPVLLLMVGLVTSYLFFALFRPVFQLIEAL; from the coding sequence ATGATCACCAAAAGCAATGAGCATCTGTCCTTGAAAGAGCAGGAAAGGTTGTTAACCCGTCTCAGTCAGTTGCTTAGTCAGGGCTATTCTTTTATGCAGGCCTTGGATGTGATGTTTGTATCATGTCAGGGAAAAGAGCGGGACATGATGAAAAGGCTGGAGTATTTAATTTCAACGGGCACCCCTCTGATGGAAGCATTTCAAAAAGCTTCATTTTCAACTGATGTGGTCTTAATCATTGCCCAGGCAGAGACACACGGCAACTTAGCTGAGGCACTGCGCAAGGCCAGTGAGTGGAAACGGCGTCAAATTCGGTTTAAAGCTGAATTGCGCAAGGCATTGACGTATCCTTTCATCCTATTTGTGGTCATTCTGCTGATTTCTTATCTTCTGTTCCAAGTGGTCATTCCCCAATTTTCCTATTTGTTTGAGGTTTATGATATTGAGGTGCCGGTGTCGACAACGGTCATCCTCTATCTTGTCAGTATTTTGGAACAGTACTATATTCCTATGGTTTTGACCCTGTTTCTGATGCTTGCTGCTGTGTTATTCGGCTGGAAAAAAGGGGTCCTGCAAGACAGGGTGGCTCAGGTTGTTGCCCGATGTCGTTGGATCAACCGCTGGACACGCACCTTTTTTACCATCATGTTTTGTACCCAGCTCGGTTATTTATTGCAAGCCAATGTCCCTCTCTTTCATGCTTTACAACAAGTGTTACATACGGCGGGTTCTGTTCACTTTAAAAAGACGCTGGAACGGATTGAGCAAGAATTGATGCAGGGAAAATGTTTATCTGAAGCTTTGAAACAGGATGATGTGTTTGTTCCGGAGTTAAGTGCAGTGGTTTATCATGCGGAAAAAAATGGACAACTGGCCCAGCATTTAGTGACATATGGACAATATTTGGAATCGGAAGTGCTTGACCGCTCACTGGAGCGGTTAAAATGGATTGAGCCTGTTTTGCTCTTGATGGTTGGATTGGTAACCTCCTATTTATTTTTTGCTTTATTTAGGCCTGTCTTCCAGTTAATAGAGGCCCTGTAA
- the comGC gene encoding competence type IV pilus major pilin ComGC, which translates to MLKKINIREREGGFTLIEMLIVLFIIGVLLLVIMPSLTDSGVQAQQKACDANKKMIGAQVEAYYLDHQRQYPKDVTQLVSKGYLKEIPMCPMQPTDEASYTINQQNGEVTCQYHK; encoded by the coding sequence ATGTTGAAAAAAATTAATATAAGGGAGCGGGAAGGTGGGTTCACCTTAATTGAAATGCTGATCGTCTTGTTTATTATCGGGGTTTTGTTGCTCGTGATTATGCCCAGTTTAACTGACTCAGGAGTCCAGGCCCAACAAAAAGCTTGTGATGCCAATAAAAAAATGATTGGGGCCCAGGTGGAAGCTTATTATTTGGATCACCAGAGGCAATATCCAAAAGATGTAACTCAGTTGGTTAGTAAAGGTTATCTCAAAGAGATTCCCATGTGTCCGATGCAACCAACCGATGAAGCATCCTATACGATTAACCAACAGAATGGAGAAGTAACGTGTCAGTATCACAAATAG
- the comGD gene encoding competence type IV pilus minor pilin ComGD, with the protein MARAKGQFQAGFTLVEMLMVLAIFAIVVTMVIPVYHVPHQHLEMEDFFQQLENDLFLAQQTALTELQHVEVEFNPVNSLYIVRYRYGETIFLRRFPDGVSMSTNFPRNRFHFNRHGHISQGGRLFFYYETPNGTETRTYIFQLASGRYRVE; encoded by the coding sequence ATGGCCAGGGCGAAAGGACAGTTTCAAGCGGGGTTTACCTTGGTGGAAATGTTGATGGTTTTAGCAATTTTCGCAATTGTGGTGACCATGGTTATTCCAGTGTATCATGTTCCCCATCAGCATCTGGAGATGGAAGATTTTTTTCAACAGCTGGAGAACGATTTGTTTTTGGCCCAACAGACAGCGCTGACAGAGCTGCAACATGTAGAAGTGGAGTTTAACCCTGTTAATAGCCTTTACATTGTACGCTACCGGTATGGTGAGACTATTTTCTTGCGCAGATTTCCTGATGGGGTTTCTATGAGCACCAATTTTCCCCGCAATCGTTTTCATTTTAACCGGCACGGTCATATCAGCCAAGGGGGGCGGTTGTTTTTTTACTATGAGACGCCAAATGGAACGGAAACAAGAACCTATATATTTCAACTGGCATCGGGACGTTACAGGGTGGAATAG
- a CDS encoding type II secretion system protein, translating to MERKQEPIYFNWHRDVTGWNRLVNGHEQGFFLLEVIIALSVFALVCFTVFPAWQVLQEKRFEQQQKSLAIDLAQNEMERFRAGLIDGGETKRTIVLQEHQFQVQWKIDRQTSLEEGKVEIEWHIMGGTGNKSKLEFVVYRNKRD from the coding sequence ATGGAACGGAAACAAGAACCTATATATTTCAACTGGCATCGGGACGTTACAGGGTGGAATAGGCTGGTCAATGGCCATGAGCAAGGTTTTTTCCTGCTGGAAGTGATCATTGCCTTGTCTGTTTTCGCCCTTGTCTGTTTCACGGTTTTTCCGGCGTGGCAAGTTTTGCAGGAAAAGAGATTTGAACAGCAACAAAAAAGTTTAGCGATTGATCTGGCCCAAAATGAAATGGAACGTTTTCGAGCCGGTCTGATTGATGGGGGAGAGACAAAGCGTACCATCGTGCTGCAGGAGCATCAATTTCAGGTTCAGTGGAAAATTGACAGGCAAACCAGTTTGGAAGAAGGAAAGGTAGAGATTGAATGGCATATCATGGGAGGGACAGGGAACAAAAGCAAGTTGGAGTTTGTTGTTTATCGAAACAAGAGGGATTAA
- a CDS encoding competence type IV pilus minor pilin ComGF, producing MAYHGRDREQKQVGVCCLSKQEGLTLVELMVYMGLLGGVCLTVFPVLSFFLEVPQSWQKTVRLQREAQIFFQQFEREVQQSQQYVLENNKRIHFFDQHDQITYEKHGDVIRRQLNHEGHVVMCQFVREITFEPVTQQLFKAELTLEKEGALFHTERWIGLRAVTRE from the coding sequence ATGGCATATCATGGGAGGGACAGGGAACAAAAGCAAGTTGGAGTTTGTTGTTTATCGAAACAAGAGGGATTAACCCTGGTCGAACTGATGGTGTATATGGGATTATTGGGGGGCGTTTGTTTAACCGTTTTTCCGGTTTTGAGTTTTTTCTTGGAAGTGCCCCAATCATGGCAGAAAACGGTACGTTTACAACGGGAGGCCCAAATTTTCTTTCAGCAGTTTGAACGGGAAGTCCAACAGTCACAACAGTATGTGCTGGAAAATAATAAACGCATCCACTTTTTTGACCAGCATGATCAGATCACTTATGAGAAGCATGGTGATGTGATCCGCCGGCAATTAAACCATGAAGGACATGTGGTGATGTGTCAATTTGTCAGGGAAATCACCTTTGAGCCAGTCACACAGCAGCTGTTTAAAGCAGAGTTAACATTGGAGAAAGAGGGGGCGTTGTTTCATACTGAACGCTGGATAGGATTGCGGGCGGTGACCAGGGAGTAA
- the comGG gene encoding competence type IV pilus minor pilin ComGG: MVRVGWQKEEGYALYLVMVISLFLFLILAHLLGTYVNQTNMIRAKELQVRAENLVLSAVALWTAQELNDQEGDGDSPAKTREWMIDLQDGTVTLKQESENGHVVVLTIEARVKDSDVKRRVRVTVNLDTGEIVAWRNL; the protein is encoded by the coding sequence ATGGTAAGAGTGGGTTGGCAAAAGGAAGAAGGTTATGCTTTATATTTGGTCATGGTGATTTCCCTCTTCCTGTTTCTTATTCTTGCTCATCTGCTGGGCACCTATGTTAATCAAACAAACATGATCCGGGCTAAGGAACTGCAGGTGCGGGCGGAGAATCTGGTTTTGTCAGCAGTGGCACTGTGGACAGCGCAAGAGCTAAACGATCAGGAGGGGGATGGGGATAGCCCGGCAAAGACGAGGGAGTGGATGATAGATTTGCAAGACGGAACGGTCACACTGAAGCAAGAGTCAGAGAATGGCCACGTTGTGGTCCTCACCATTGAAGCACGGGTTAAAGACAGTGATGTCAAAAGGAGAGTCAGAGTGACGGTTAACCTTGACACAGGGGAAATCGTGGCTTGGAGAAATTTGTAA
- the ilvA gene encoding threonine ammonia-lyase, which produces MLSQEDIKTARQVVSTIAHMTPLDFSHTYSTLIGSDIYLKLENLQKTGSFKIRGAYNKLMSLTPTERKRGVVAASAGNHAQGVAYSSSQAQINCTVVMPEGAPLAKVEATKNYGANVILHGHTFDEALAFAEQHQQQTGAVFIHAFDDPHVIAGQGTIGLEILEQLPDVDSIVCPIGGGGLIAGIALAVKQTHPHVKVYGVQAAQCPSMLSSLKAQQPVQVTTEGTIADGIAVKKPGKLTFDLVQQYVDDVVAVSEDEISRTMLYLLERSKLLVEGSGAVGLAALLNGKLNLKRQKVAVIISGGNVDITFISRMIELGLVEAGRYLSIVTIVPDRPGNLSRLLTLLAKLKANVISVNHYRISPRLKPGQTEIEIAMETRNHEHIKEIENELAANGYHFTKKV; this is translated from the coding sequence GTGCTGTCCCAAGAAGATATTAAAACTGCGCGCCAAGTGGTAAGCACCATCGCCCATATGACCCCCCTTGATTTTTCCCACACTTACAGCACACTGATCGGCAGTGACATATATTTAAAATTGGAAAATTTACAAAAAACTGGGTCGTTTAAGATCCGGGGAGCTTACAACAAACTTATGTCTCTGACCCCAACGGAAAGAAAAAGGGGAGTGGTAGCTGCTTCAGCCGGCAATCATGCCCAAGGGGTGGCCTATAGCAGCAGTCAAGCTCAAATTAACTGTACGGTTGTGATGCCGGAAGGGGCACCCTTGGCTAAAGTCGAGGCCACGAAGAACTATGGGGCCAACGTGATTCTGCATGGACACACCTTTGATGAAGCCCTTGCTTTTGCTGAACAGCATCAGCAGCAAACAGGCGCTGTGTTTATTCACGCCTTTGATGATCCCCATGTTATCGCTGGCCAGGGAACCATTGGACTTGAAATTTTAGAGCAGCTTCCTGATGTGGACAGCATCGTCTGCCCCATCGGGGGAGGAGGGCTGATTGCGGGCATTGCCTTGGCGGTTAAACAGACCCATCCACACGTTAAGGTGTATGGTGTTCAGGCTGCCCAGTGTCCCAGCATGCTCTCTTCACTGAAAGCCCAGCAGCCTGTACAGGTCACCACCGAAGGAACGATCGCCGATGGCATCGCGGTCAAGAAACCTGGCAAGCTAACCTTTGACCTCGTGCAACAATATGTGGACGATGTGGTGGCCGTAAGCGAAGATGAAATTTCCAGGACCATGCTCTATTTACTGGAGCGGAGTAAATTATTGGTTGAAGGCTCTGGGGCAGTCGGATTGGCGGCTTTATTAAACGGAAAGCTCAACCTTAAGCGTCAAAAAGTGGCGGTGATCATCAGCGGCGGCAATGTGGATATTACTTTTATCTCCCGCATGATTGAACTGGGGCTGGTGGAAGCGGGGCGTTATCTCAGCATCGTCACGATTGTACCGGACCGGCCCGGAAACCTGAGCCGCTTGCTCACCCTGCTCGCCAAACTGAAGGCCAATGTTATTTCTGTGAATCATTACCGCATCAGTCCCCGTCTCAAACCTGGCCAAACCGAAATTGAGATTGCGATGGAGACCAGAAACCATGAGCATATTAAGGAGATCGAAAACGAGCTTGCAGCCAACGGTTATCACTTTACCAAAAAGGTGTAA
- a CDS encoding shikimate kinase, translating to MKCISIWGFMGAGKSTVGRALARTYAWKWLDSDTEIEKQEQLKIPDIFKRYGEEYFRQLETRFLENLWNRMQSEPQASEWLVLTTGGGMPLREENRRWLKKLGISIYLHVPFDTIAKRLNRRDSQRPLWDGSQLEAMRRKYEARLPSYRQADVVMEVQGKSVEEIVQELGALVLKPPADV from the coding sequence ATGAAATGTATCAGCATATGGGGGTTTATGGGGGCTGGAAAGAGTACGGTCGGCCGGGCTTTGGCCCGAACCTATGCCTGGAAATGGCTTGACAGCGATACAGAGATTGAAAAACAAGAACAACTAAAGATACCCGACATTTTTAAGCGCTATGGGGAAGAGTATTTTCGACAGCTGGAGACCCGGTTTCTAGAAAATTTGTGGAACCGGATGCAGTCGGAACCACAAGCGTCTGAATGGTTGGTTTTAACGACAGGTGGCGGTATGCCCCTCAGGGAAGAAAACCGTCGGTGGCTAAAAAAATTAGGCATCAGCATTTATTTGCACGTCCCGTTTGACACCATTGCCAAAAGGCTGAACAGGCGCGACAGTCAGCGCCCGTTGTGGGATGGCTCCCAGCTGGAGGCGATGAGGCGCAAGTATGAAGCCCGGTTGCCTTCCTATCGCCAGGCTGATGTGGTGATGGAGGTTCAAGGCAAGTCTGTGGAAGAGATCGTTCAAGAGTTGGGCGCCCTTGTGCTTAAACCCCCCGCTGACGTATAG
- a CDS encoding YqzE family protein, producing MSSQELIKFLTRALVEYVDTPAAERKKQKQMRKIQRGEWHVHWFGLVPAALTMMLRPMVHLLGKMPPLNKWLRA from the coding sequence ATGTCTTCGCAGGAGCTGATCAAATTTTTAACCCGGGCGCTGGTGGAGTATGTGGACACCCCTGCGGCTGAACGAAAGAAACAGAAGCAAATGCGGAAGATACAGCGCGGTGAGTGGCATGTCCATTGGTTTGGCCTGGTTCCTGCCGCTTTAACCATGATGCTGCGTCCGATGGTGCATCTTTTGGGTAAAATGCCTCCCTTGAACAAATGGTTAAGGGCATAA
- a CDS encoding YqhG family protein yields the protein MTSEELYHFVEQYVRAQGCTIIDKGPSHLTVHLSVQADKDIMGRPYYWMFMERTGAEPEPMTITFCFDPEQMPENTGTRTELIQFGCWRLHQIFQSCQKHGQFIRLYEEGTQASLTRALTPWICFNYKISFISDQKKDLFYPLGFNLINGEILAPFDQVLNRYRLTPKIPDYHFTLTPIFSLKSALKRIEMYLYDYLDNMDKTWAQEANKRLDEEAKLICAFFQHSHHEEEVLQRRLKEIEDYRPKIEVVPINLGLFYLNTHPRAKLAAI from the coding sequence ATGACCAGCGAAGAGCTTTACCACTTTGTAGAGCAATATGTACGGGCACAGGGATGCACGATCATTGACAAAGGCCCTTCCCATCTGACCGTGCACTTGTCCGTTCAGGCCGATAAGGACATTATGGGGCGCCCTTATTATTGGATGTTTATGGAACGGACCGGGGCTGAACCGGAACCGATGACCATCACCTTTTGTTTTGATCCTGAACAGATGCCAGAGAACACCGGCACACGCACTGAATTGATTCAATTCGGCTGCTGGCGCCTGCACCAAATCTTTCAGTCCTGCCAAAAGCACGGCCAGTTTATCCGCCTGTATGAAGAAGGAACGCAAGCCTCTTTGACCCGGGCGCTCACCCCGTGGATTTGTTTCAATTATAAAATTTCGTTTATCAGCGACCAAAAAAAGGATCTGTTTTATCCGCTAGGTTTTAACCTGATCAACGGGGAAATTTTGGCCCCCTTTGACCAGGTACTGAATCGGTATCGCTTAACACCGAAAATTCCAGATTACCATTTTACCTTAACCCCTATTTTTTCCCTTAAGTCTGCGTTGAAACGAATTGAAATGTATCTGTATGATTATCTTGACAACATGGACAAAACATGGGCCCAAGAGGCAAACAAACGCCTGGATGAAGAAGCAAAATTGATCTGTGCCTTTTTTCAACACAGTCATCATGAGGAAGAAGTGTTACAGAGGCGGCTGAAAGAAATTGAGGACTACCGGCCCAAAATTGAGGTTGTCCCCATTAACTTGGGCTTGTTTTACCTCAACACCCATCCCCGGGCGAAACTGGCTGCCATTTGA